The Quercus lobata isolate SW786 chromosome 4, ValleyOak3.0 Primary Assembly, whole genome shotgun sequence genome segment tattattattatattctttttttggtattgtgcATCATAATGTGCagacattttgaaaatttatataatactataattcatataataattatacatatataataaaattaaagcattTATGCTGATTCACCTCTTACTCATTATATGTAGTGTCTTTTACATTCTTTATAAATAACCTAAAGACTCTCTCTATGAGTGTTACTGATTACAATAAAACCTTtataaaaaacctaaagagacTACGACTTCAAATAGCAAATAAAATTCCTCAAGAAGAAGTTagaaccaaatagaaaaagaactcAAAACATAATATAAGACTCGTGCTTTGGTGAAGACAGTATGTTATAGCAGTATGAGGTAGAGACTTACTTCAGGGATAGTGGACCACGTACTGAAGGACCGTAAGCACCCACTGGCGGGCCTCGCTCAACTGTCGGGCACAAATAGGGGAACCTGGCCCATGCCCAGTACTGGAGCAACAGCAAGCACCCACCAATCTGACTGGTGTCCTCGCTTGCCCTGCATAGCTCTCGATACAACCATGCAAGGCAAGCACTTCCCCAACTGTACCTCCGTGGATTGTGAAGGTTTTCCAACTGCTGCACCCACATTAGATGCACCCTATCGCCGGATTTGTCCATGAATATTGTGTCCCCCAATAGCGGTAGGATGTAGCATCGTGCGTACTTATGCAGCTGATCCTCTTCAGCATCAGGCGGCAATGGGTTAGCAACTTCCTCCAAAAGGCGGTTGATGAGAATCCTCTGCCCATCAAGTTGCTTATGGTTATTTTGAGTTACAAGTTGAAAACCAAGGAAGTCCCGGCACACATTCACCCAAGTTTTTTGTGTGCTCCCTGATATAGCGTCACCATCAACAGGAAGCCCGAGAAGAACCTCCACATCCTGCAATGTGATGGTCACCTCACCATGTGGCATGTGAAAGGTGTGAGTCTCGGGCCGCCATCGCTCCACTAAGGCCGTTATCAGGCCATTGTCAATCTCTCTACCTGGGACCCACAGGAGTCCCTCCAAACCAACTGTGGTGATGATGTTCCTCACTCGGTCGTCCACCATTGGAGGTTGCTTGGAGAACTCTGAACTACGACTACGGCAAGTAATGGACCCTGGATCCTGCACATAACAAAATCATGGATTAATATAGTATATGCAAATACGTGTACATTGTATGGATTAAATGCATGTGCACAAGTTACTGTTTTAGTTGAGTGTTTTACCCGCCCATTCCAAATAGCTTCGGACCGATGCGTCGCCTGCTGTGTCAACACCGAGTCGTCAATGGGTCCAGGCTGTGTATAGTCAATGCGTCCAGCATTTGCAGCAGCCAtactgaagaagaatgataagcagttagtttcaaaattgaacacacaatatgcttaaatatatAGGTATGACTTAGAGCAGCCATAATGAAATGACGACTATGGTTGCTTGTTCATAATTGCAGAATCATAGCAAATTTCTTAGAACTTTGAAGGGAGGACTTCACCGGGAATTAGCTTACTAAACCGGTATTTTggtagttatttatttaatttttttttttcggtatgAAAGTTTCCAACATATATCTACTAAATCcttttcatgagaatgattaaACCAAAATACTCCTCACATGTTTGTGTGTATACTGGCTTTAAAGTAAAAGAAACAACAAGAGAATGAGCCTAATCTGTTCATACATGCACTAATTCAAACAtagtttgaattgaatttttgtctatcaatagagtataaaatcataaattacaaattaagttTTAACTATTTCAAGTATCTTGCTTTATATGGTAGTCGATATTTACACTATTTATGCTGTAGGTAACTTAGGTTGATTTCAATGGATTTAACTATAGCAtattgctttgctttgctttgctttgtaTCTCACAGTCATATGATTGTGGACCATTGGGTAATCTTAATTTGTTAAGAATCAAATATGTTAATATATGGGACGCTTTTTAGTGCTAAATACTAACTATGAGCACCATGTTTGGGATTACAGTGCCAGCACTTAGGGGAAAGGACTACGGCAAGACTAAAATGCGTTATCCGGACTACACAGAGACAGAATAAGGTTGCCAGATGAAAAATACATAAGGCCtccaaaaatgtttttaagTGCACAAGCATCATAATTATCTGTTCTAACAgcatatatatatgagaatgcAGGACTTGCGAGTAGGAAATGGCCCCATACCAAAGATGGGAGAGACTGTAGTGGTAAGCCACTAATTGTGGAGAAGATTGTGGAGAAGCCCAGTGACCCCCCCAAGAAGAAgcctactactactactacagacaggtactcttcttctcttccctttCTCTGTCAATGCAATCTTTTCTGGGTAtaacactgtttttttttttttgtttggcagGAAGAAATCAAGTTCAACAGCGCCGAAggcaaagaaagcaaaaactgACAAGAAGTCTAAGGATCCAAATGCCCCCAAGCGCCCACAAACtgccttctttctcttcatgtATACTATCTCTCAGTCCCTCTCTTGCACGTTTGGATTATCTTTCCGCGTGTGTGTGTGCtgaaatgttttcaatttctgtGTCAGGGATGACTTTAGGAAGacttataaagaagaaaatcccGATTCGAAGGGTGGTAAAGAGGTACAAGTATTTATTAATTACTGCCCttgctctttatttttta includes the following:
- the LOC115986110 gene encoding high mobility group B protein 3-like, which translates into the protein MSTMFGITVPALRGKDYGKTKMPYIYENAGLASRKWPHTKDGRDCSGKPLIVEKIVEKPSDPPKKKPTTTTTDRKKSSSTAPKAKKAKTDKKSKDPNAPKRPQTAFFLFMDDFRKTYKEENPDSKGGKEVAKEGGEKWKSLDRKREKYS